Below is a window of Halomicrobium mukohataei DSM 12286 DNA.
GACGCGCATGAGCGTCCGCGACCGGACCGAGGCGATCAGCGTGATCCGCTCGACCGGGGCACCGGGGTGGCACGTCGGCCTCCTGTTTACTGCGCGGGCGGCGTTGCTGGTCGCGGTCGGCGTGGCCATCGGCTATGCGGGCGGGTTGATCGCGATCAAGGCGATCGTCAACGCCGCGGTCTACCTCGGGCTCCCGATCGCGCTCGACGTGACCGTGACCGGAGGGAGCGTCGGCGTCGTGGGCGGCATCGCCGGACTCCTCGTCGGGATGGGTGTCGTCGCCGGTGCGATCGCGGCGTATCCGGCCGCCTCCCGCCCGCCAGCGACGCTCGGACACAGACGCGCCCGCCTGCAGTCGTCGACCGGAGCGTCCGGAGGGCGGCTGGCCCGACTGCGGTCGATCCTGAAGCCGACGCTGCTCTCGTGGCGCTCGCTCGTTCCGACTGCGGCGACGCTTTCCGTGTTCGCGCTGACGGTCCTGCTGGTCGTCGCGATCGCCGGCCTGGCCTCGCCACTCGGCGGTGACGCCGGGGGAACGGGCACGATCACGGAAGCCGACGCCCCGCATCCGCTGAACAGTCGCCTCGACGCCGACTACGCCCGCGCGCTCACGGCGAGTGGCACGCCGGCCAGCCCGGAGATCATCTACGCGCAAGTGCGGGACGGCCAGCCCTACATGGCCCACGGGGCCGACTACGAGATGTTCGCCAACGTCACGAACGCGACGGTCGTCGAGGGGCGTACACCGGCGACCGCCGACGAGGCCGTCGTCGGGACCGACCTGGCACGGACGCTCGACCTCTCGGTCGGCGACACGGTCACGCTCGGTGGCAGCGTCGCTCCCGGCGTCCGCCAGTTCGAGGTCGTCGGCGCGTACGACGCCCACGGAACGCTCGACGACCTCCTCGTCGTCCCCCTGCGTTCCTCGTGGGGACTGGCCACGGCGCGAGGGCAGGTCCACATGATCCGCGTGGCCGGTGACGTGCCATCGGGTGCGGAGTCGGGAACACCCGTCGGCGGGGAGTCCACCGATCAGACGGGCCTCGCGATAACGGAGTTCACGGGTCCAGAGACGGTCACGCAGGGCGAGAACATCACGCTCTCCGTGACGGTTCGGAACTTCGGCGACACGGCGGGCTCGCGGGCGGTGCCCGTCGAGTACGGGAACCAGCGCGCAAACCGGACGGTATCGGTGCCGGCAGGGGGACAGACGACCGTAGAGGTGACTGTCGTCGCCGAGCAGACCGGCGAGGTGCGGGCCCGGACCGGCGAGTACACGCACACCGTGACCGTCGTTTCACCGAACGCGATCCGGATCCCCGCCGAACTACCCGGGACCGCGCCACCGGGGAGCGGCCTGTACGTACCCGTCGTCGACGGTACCGGTGACCCGGTCACTGACGCCGCAGTCACCGTCGACGGCGTGACGGTACAGACCCGCGATGAAGGGGTGGCGGTGGTACCGCTACCGCGGACGGAGGGCAACTACACGATCACCGCACAGCACGAGAACCGGACCGCGACGCACGCCCTCCGGATCGTCGCCGGGAGCGAACGACGGCTCTCCGGGCGGCTCGACGTGTCGCCCCAGTCGGGCAATGCGCTGACGAGCCCGACGGTGACGGTCGAGCTGGGGAATCCGTGGCAACAACAGCTCACGCGGACGATCACCGTCGTCGGACCGACGGGGACTCGCGAGCGCCAGGTCACCCTGTCTCCCGGGAACGGGACCCGGAGCGAGTTCACCGCCGCTGCGGGGGCTCGCACCCAGCCCGGTGAGTACGCGTTCCGGCTGAGCTCGAACGGGACCCAGCTGGCGACGGCCGACTACACCGTGACCGGAGACGAGCGACTGGCAGCAGCGGTCGCGAGCAGCGGCCAGTACGCCTCCGGAACGACGATCGAGCGATCGGTCGAAGGCGTCTTCGGGAACGTCCAGCTCGTCCTCGTCGCACTCGTCGTCCTGGCCGGCCTGAGCACAGTCGGCAGCACGACGGCGACGTTCGCACAGGCCGTCCACGCGCGGCGACAATCGATCGGGATCCATCGATCGGTGGGCGCGACCCACGGACAGATCCTGCGCATCGTCCTCGGAGATGTCGTGCGAATCGCCGTTCCGGCGGCACTGCTCGCAGTCGCCGTTGGCGTCGCCGCGATGCTGGCACTGAACCGGGCCGGCTGGCTCGTCTTCTTCGGGTTCCGGCTGTCGACGCCGACTCCCCCGCTCGTGCTCGTGGGACTGGCGCTCGCGGGCGTCGGACTCGCGGTGCTTGGCGCGCTCGCCGCGACGGTACCGTACCTGACAGCGTCGCCCGTCTCGCTGCTCCCGGCGGGCGACCGGGTGCAGCTGCCGACCGCCGAACGCGGACGGCAGTCGGACGGTCGCGAACAGCGGCCACCGCCCGACGCGTCAGACGACGACTGACAGTGGCACAGTTCGATCGCCGGACGGAATGTCGACCATCTTTTAACCCAGGTGGATAATACACCAGTATCGATGGCTGACGACGTCCAGTGGCGCGCCCTCCTGCCAGAGCCCGTCCGGACGCTGCCCGCCGACCTCGCGGCGGTCGTCGCGTTCACACTGTTCACAGCGGCCGCCGCGACCGTCCCCGGTGTCAGCGAGACGCCCCTGCGCGTGGTGCTGGGGCTGCCCTTCACGCTGTTCGTTCCCGGCTACGCTTTCATCGCCGCGCTCTTTCCGGAAGCCGGAACGGGACCGGCTGAGCACGACGACGCGGACGCCGACCGAACCGAGGAGGGCGGGATCGACGGCATCGAGCGGGTCGCACTCTCGTTTGGCCTCAGTATCGCGCTCGTCCCGCTGATCGGCCTCGTGCTGAACTTCACGCCGTGGGGGATTCGACTCGTGCCGATCCTCGTCGGCGTCGGCGGCTTCACGCTGGCCGCGACTGCCGTTGCAGCGCGCCGCCGACGAGAACTCCCGGCCGAGGACCGGTTCCGAGTGCCCTACCGAACGTGGCTCGCGAGCGCCCGGACGGAGCTGTTCGAACCGGAGACGCGAACTGACGCCGCGCTGAACGTCCTGCTGGCACTGAGCATGATCCTCGCCGTCGGGACCGTCGGCATCGCCGTCACTGTTCCCGGCCAGGGAGAGTCCTTCTCCGAGTTCTACCTCCTGACCGAGGACGACGACGGCGAACTGATCGCCGACAACTACCCCGAGGAGTTCGTCCGAGGCGAGTCGAAGCCGGTCGTCGTCGGGATCGGGAACCAGGAGCACGAGCCGACCGACTATACCGTCGTGATGGAGATACAGAACGTGACCTTTACCGGCCCGAACGGTACACAAAGCGAAGTGCGTGCCGAGGACGAACTCGCACGGTATCGGACGCGGCTGGCGGACAACGAGACCGACCACCGGACGGTCGACGTCGAACCGACCATGACCGGTCGGAACCTGCGCCTGCTGTTCACGCTGTATCGCGGCGACGCCCCCGACGACGCCTCGATCGAGACGGCCTACCGGGAGACTCACCTGTGGGTGAACGTGAGTGCGACGAACGGGTGAACGAACCGTGGACTGCTCGGCGAGCTGCTTTTGACATCCTCCCCGGCCTAACGGGCGAGGATTCCCCGAAAGGGATATTCAGATTGCGCGTTTCCTCGGGGTTCAAGTACGCTTTCGCGTGACCCGTCGAAGGTTGCCGTCCAGTTGTGACCAAGGACGTGCTTTCCAGCGCGTGTAGCCCTGTCAATGAGGCCTTCCTCTCCGCATACAGCGGGCGTCAACGACGGCTGGCTGTTCAACCAGCGAGGTAGCACGGTTCGACTCGCCCGAAGCGTTAGCCCGTGCATGGTTCACCCTCCCGTTGTGCGATGTTCTCCGAAGCGTTCAGGTCGGAATGGCGTCCCCGACCACACTTTGAACACGAAAAGTAGTCGCCATCACGATTGCCCATCGAACCACACGCCGAACACTGCTGACTGGTATGGGACGCATCGACCTTCTCGACCGAATACCAGCTCGTTCGGCTTTGTACGTGATGAACTGTTGGAGTTGGTGGAAGTGCCACGAGTGGACGCCAGACCTCGAACTGTTCTCGCGGATTTCTTCGAGGTCTTCCATCCGAATGACTGTATTCTCGAACTGTTCCGCGAACGTGATGAGACGACGGGAGAGGTTGTGATTCAAGTCTTTGATTCGACGCTGTTCTTTGTCACCCACACGGTTGCGTGCGCGAAGCGCACCCGCTTCAGAGAGCGAAGCGCGTAGGGAACGATATTTGCGCCGAACGAACTTGGCCTCACCACCAGACACCAGCATCGACTCGTCTTCACCGGAGGCTGTCGCCACGAGGATGTGGCGTTCACCAATATCGGCACCGATGGGTGTCCCACCCGACATGTCGGTTTCATATTCGATGTTGAAGGCTCTGTTGAATCACTAGATGGCGTCGGGATGGGTCGCTAAATCAAAGGAGTTGAAGCGAGAGGATGGGGTTGTCTCATCCGCCTTTAGCTAAGAGAAGAACCGCGTGATAGCGACAGCTTATCGAGGCTACTTTTCGAGAGGAACGAGGAGGCGGCAAGTGTGTACCAAGACGCCTCCTCATCGAGAATCATGCGTCGGCTCACTACACTGTTTCCCTCTGAGTTCCTCGAAGAGCACGCCGAGGAACTCGGCGTGGTCGAGCGAGAGGGCAAGCTCCAGATTCCCGTCCTCGTGTGGGCGCTCGTGTTCGGCTTCGCCGCAGGCGAGAGCCGAACACTCGCCGGGTTCCGACGCAGCTACAATTCGACGGCTGATGAGACACTCTCTCCCAGCGGTTTCTATCACCGGTTGACGCCGTCACTCGCAGAGTATCTCCGCGACCTCGTCGAGCACGGCCTCGACGAGGTCGCTGTTCCTAACGCCGTTGATGCTGATATCGACCGATTCAGGGATATGATCGCTGATGGAACGGTGTTTCGGTTGCACGAGTTCCTCTCTGAGGAGTTCCAAGCCCGCCATGAGGAGCAGGCTGGAGCACGGCTCCACCTGCTCCACAACGCCACCGACCAGACGATTGAACGGATCGACGTGACTGACGAGAAAACGCACGACAGCACGCTGTTCAAGACAGGATCTTGGCTGCACGGACGGCTAGTTCTATTCGATCGCACGTACTTCAAGTACCGCCGATTTGCATTGATCGACGAGAACGACGGCTTCTTCGTGAGCCGGCTGAAGAAGAACGCAAATCCGGTGATAACGGCAGAATTACGGGAATAGCGCGGCCGCGCCATTCCTCTGGAAGGTAAGCAGATCCACGATGTTGTTGATGATCTCTCGCGGCAGTACATCGACGTAGAAGTCGAAGCGGAGTTCAAGCGGGGACAGTACGAAGGAACTCGTTCGCTGGACACGAAGCGGTTCCGCGTCGTCGGCGTCCGCAACGAGGACGCCGACGACTACCATCTGTACATAACGAATCTGCCGAGAGAGGAGTTCCTCCCGTCAGATCTAGCGACGCTGTATCGATGTCGATGGGAAGTAGAAACGCTGTTCCGTGAGTTGAAAACGCAGTACGAACTAGATGAATTCGACACGAGCAACCCTGCTGTCGTGGAAATTCTGCTGTATGCGGCGTTGCTGTCGCTGCTAGTGAGCCGTGATCTGTTAGATCTAGTCACCGAGCAGGCCGACGATGAGATCGTGTTTCCGCCGGAACGCTGGGAGGCGACCTTTCGGTTGCACGCCCAACTCATCCTCCACAAACTTGGCGAGTATCTCGGTTACTCACCACCGCCACTACTGGACCGGCTGATCGAAGACGCTCAGAAAATCCACCAACAGCGACCGATCTTACAAGAGACGCTCGCTACCGCTACGCAACCAAGGTGTGAGGCCTAACTAAAGACCAATGAGAATTACTGTTTATATGGTTCCCCGTTCAATAGTCAAGCCGACCGCTCAATTCGTGACGGGCAAAGGCAGTCAGATAGCCGCCAGCATCGACGAGAAAATCTGTCTCGGCGAGAACGTATCTCTCGGAGAGTTGATCAGGAATACCGTCCCGGAATCTGCCCACGGTAGCTGAATACCACGACTTCGATCAATAACTTTGAGTCAGTGTTGATGGCGGTGTAAAGCCATTTTTTCTCACCACCAACCTATATCTGTTCTCGTCGACCGCGACCCGTGACGGTGCTACCGTCGGCGGGTCGCTCTGTGCTTCAGACAGGTATGTAGAGCGTGTCATACAATAGTTCTCAGCTAGATCATTTCCCGAGAAATCATGCGAATATAATATAAAATACAGCGTTCCTCTGTATCAAGCGTGAGGCGAAGTGCTCAAAGTCACTGTGTAGAGGGTGTGAGACGCATTCTATGACACGCTGATGTACCCAATTTCAGACTGCTCCGTGGGATAGATCGACATCCAACGTTCTAAAATCGCCACCATCTCCTGATCGACAGCCACGCCGTGTGTAGATGCACCCAAAACGCCGGACGGGTGTCGGCGTGCGCTCATGGTCGTGTTTAGTTAAGCGTGAAAAGTGAGGCGGGAGAATTTCTTGCTGGTCTATGGCAGAAATCGCCCGCCTCAGTGGGAATAGAGAGTGGATTGATTTGGATTTTGTGGAGCGCGAGCGGACACCCGAGTGGATAATGGCCCGCGGTATTCAATCGCACATTGCGGGCCTCTCGCTGTCGAATACCGTCGAATTACTCGAAGATCTGGGTGTCCAACGTAGTCGGAAAGCGATTCACGATTGGGTACAAAAAGCCGATCTACAGCCGAAATCGGGTCGATCGCCGAATCAGATCGCGCTTGACGAAACGGTGATTCGGATCAACGATCAGCAGTTCTGGCTGTATGCTGCTGCAGATCCCGATACAAACGACCTGCTGCACGTCCGCCTCTTTTCGACAACCACGACCGCTCTCACCGAAATCTTCTTGCGCGAACTTCGGCAGAAACACGATATCGAAACTGCCGAATTTCTCGTCGATGGCGCCCAACACCTCCAAACTGCGCTTCAACGAGCTGGGCTCCGATTTCAGATGTGTCGCGCTGGAAATCGGAATGCCGTCGAACGGATCTTCCGAGAGCTGAAACGTCGAACCTCGTCGTTTTCGAACTGCTTCAGCCACGTCGAACCCGAAACAGCCGAATCATGGCTTCAAGCCTTCGCCTGCTGGCACAATGCTCCAAACTAAACACGATCGCGCTCATTCTCCCAAACGTCTTGGCTGTCCGTTTCCAATGTTCCTCTGAGCAGGTCGGCGGGTGACATAAACACCTCTCGCTACGGCCAGCTCGTTCCTTAACGGATCAACTAGACAGTGTCACTTGACAGATTCCACTTTATTCTTAATATCTATAAGGGTGCCTATCAAAGGCGAACATATAGTTGATTTGAGTTGGCCGCTTCCGGCACACTTAACTTTTACTGACACCCTCTATCCATCAATGAAGGTTGTTCATATCCACGATTACGTGATGCCAAATATGGGCTACCAAGAAAATCTGCTCCCTCCAAAGATATTGGAAGAGGGAATCGATATAGAAGTTATAACAAGTACAGCAGTACCCGAAAAGTTTAAAGAAGAGAGGAATGATTTTAACTCGGGAATATACAACTATAAAGGCGTCAAATACCACAGGCTTAACTATTTATTTAAAATTAATTCTGCAGGGAATATTATAATGAGGGGGCTCCTAAAGAAGTTAAATGAAATTGGTCCAGATATTATACAGTGCAGATCATTAATAAACACACAAGCCATCAAGGCAGCAAGGTATTGTAAGCAGACAGACTGTCAACTATATATTGATGAACATGTTGACAACGGGAATTTTAATCTGGATAGTTTATTTAAATCCTCTTCATTTCACATATTTAAAATTTTATTATTTAAATATATAGATGAAGAAGTTGAGTTATATTTGCCAGTACAACAATATTCCAAGGAATTTTTAGTTGATAGGTTTGGGATAGATGAAGACAGAACCGAATTGTTACCGTTAGGTGTTGACATCCAACTGTTCTGTCCTAATGAAGCAGATCGAGATAAGATTCGGTCTAAATACAGATTCCCTAATGACCATAAGGTTATAATTACTGCTGGGAACATTGATCCACGTAAGGATATTGAGGTACTGCTTGACGCACTGAACGAAATAGAGTCAGAATATAATTGGACGCTATTAATCGTGGGCCGTCCATCGGGCCCGCGTGGTAAAGCATATATGGAGAGAATAAAAGATTTAGTATCGGAATATGGTTTATCCTCCAATGTTATATTTAAGGATTTTGTACCACACGACGAGCTTTCGATGTATTATAATGCTGCAGATATAGGCGTTTGGCCGGGGAAGCTGGGCATAACTACCGTTGAGGCCATAGGAACAGGTCTTCCTGTAATCATTCCCAAAAGTAAAGCAACAAACTACATAGTAAGTAATGATAATGGAAGTCAATTTGTGAGAGGCGATTCTGAATCTCTCAAATTAGAAATGGAAAAATATATAAATAGCCCCAAAAAAATCAAATCACATAGTGAGAAGTCGGTTGAGCACGCGAGGAATGTTCTAAGTTGGGAGGCAATAGCAAATAAAAACATTTCAATATATAATTCAGAGTGATTGGATAAAATGACATGGACATCCTTCGAGAACATATTTATTTTAATGTTTATGGTAGACTGATCTAATAATATCGCGTACAACTACAGCATTAGATTGGGAATACTTTCTATACATGTCCTCATTATAGTTTTTGTAGACCAAATACATACGGTCTTTTATGTGCTCTGAACCATCGAATATCTTAGCTTGTCTTTCACGGAAGCTTTTCACACTATGAACACTACTTAAAGCCTTTTTTCGGGATATGTTTAATCGATCCTCCTCAACTGATTCGATCAATGTAGTAATAGTCTTCATCATATTGGCTTGTCTTCTGTAATCCTCAGGTTCTCCCCGAAGACTATCAAAAAAAGACATGATGGGGATTATACATCGACTCTCTGCGCTAGGCGCCCCTATTTTTTGATTTTCATGCTGTCTGTATATTAATAGCTCTTCATCTATATCGCATATATTTGTGACGAGTGAAGCATATAACGCAATGAAATGGTCGTAGTTCCACTCCTCTGGAATCAATGGTAGATCTTCTATTAGAGTAGAATCGATTAACATCGTGGAACCCTGAACTACATTTTCAATTAATAAGCGCTGGAAAGTAGATCTTGAATCCTTTAACTCGCCATGAGAATATCCAACTGCCTCCCAAAGATTACCCATCGGCTCAAGATTCTCATCAGCTATAGTTGAATTATGAAAAACAACCTGAGTAGAAGAATCTTTTTGCATCATATTTACCTCTCTCTCTATCTTATTTTCATCCCAAATATCGTCTTGGTCACAAATTGCTATGGCATCACCCATACACAAATTCACACATTTAATAAAGTTTTTATTGACTCCAAGCCGATTACTGTTTGATACTAATCTAACATCCAGTTCACATTCAGATTTGAACTCTTTTAGGATTTGGAGCGTTGAGTCAGAAGAACAATCGTCGCAAATCACTATCTCATTTGGAGGTCGACTTTGAGAAACTAAGCTATCTAAAAGTTCAGACAGGTATTTTTCGCCGTTGTACGTACACAGTGCAACAGAGACCTCCATAACTTACGATATTGCTCAGCACTTATTAAATAGGGCGTTGCTCGATCTACTCAGTAGTGTTTAGTTAGCAGCATTTAGCTAGAGAGCGAAGGCTTGAGGCCATGATTCGGCTGTTTCTGGTTCGACGTGGCTGAAGCAGTTCGAAAACGACGAGGTTCGTCGTTTAAGTTCTCGGAAAATCCGTTCGACAGCATTCCAATTTCCGTGGCGACATATCTGAAATCGTAGCCCAGCTCGTTGGAGTGCAGTTTGGAGGTATTGAGCGCCATCAACAAGAGACTCAGCTGTTTCGATATCGTGTTTTTGTCGAAGTTCGCGAAGGAAAATCTCGGTCAGAGCGGTCGTGGTCGTTGCAAAGAGGGGGACGTGAAGCAGATCGTTTGTGGCGGGATCTACGGCGGCGTACAGCCAGAACTGCTGGTCGTTGATTCGAATCACTGTCTCGTCCAGCGCAATCTGATTCGGCGATCGTCCAGACTCTGGCTGTAGATCGGCTTTTTGCACCCAGTCGTGGATTGATTTCCGGCTGCGTTGGACACCCAGATCTTCGAGTAAATTGACGGTATTCGACAGCGAGAGTCCTGCAAGGTGCGATTGAATACCTAGCGCCATCGCTTGCCCGGGTGTCCGCTCGCGCTCCACAAAATCCAAATCAATCCACTCTCAATTCCCACTGAGGCGGCTGATTTCTGGCATGGACACCAAGAAATCTGTCCGCCTCGCTTTTCACGCTTAACTCTTGACTTCGCACGTTAGACGAAGATTCCCTCGATCTCTTGCATTAGCTCGTCGGTGCTTCGGTTCGGACTGTTGAGTGCCCAGGAAAGGAGGTTTTCGACACCTTCGCGGAAGGATCGTTTGATATCGGCACGAAGTGACGCTGCGTGACCGAGAATCGTTCCAAGAGCGCTGTGTGCAGCACCCAGCTTGAGGAGGCTAGGCCAGCATCAGCAGGTGCCAGTGGCGACTGGCACCTGCGGCCTGCCGGAGCCGCAGTCTCCAAGACCGAGGTCCTGCTTGGTGTCTCTGAAGAACGTCTCGATGCGCCATCTCATCGCGTACAGCTCGATGAGATGGCTCGCTGGTGCGTCGATTTTGTTCGACACGATGTACTTCACGCTCGGTTCGTCGTCCTCGTCGTCTTGCTCGGTGGGTTCTTTCTTTGTGATCAGCAGCTTCACTGCACCGAGGCGCCCAACTTCACGCTTCTGCGTCCAGATATGGTAGGTGTCGCCGTCAATCGTCCGGGGAACCGTGTCGACGCGCTGGCCAAGCGCGTCGACACGGATGCGTTCTCCACTGTACGTGACGCGCGCGTCACTCTTGACCGCGGAAACCACTCTTTGCCGTAGCCTTCGAGGTGAGTCACGCACTCCTCGGAACAATAGCTTATGTCGAAGAGATAGGTGTCCGCCGGGACACCTATCTCGATGAGGTCGTTGACAAGCTCGATAGTGAGTTCGACGCGACGTTTCGCGTCCTTCTCGTAGAGGCGGAAGCCTAGTGGATATGTGGTTTTCTCGTCGGCGTAGAGCGCGTAGATGAGGTTCTGTCCCCAGATGTAGCCGGGGACGGTGTGGTCGTAGAATTTCCCCACGTTGGGAATTTTCGTGCCTGTTTTGTGCGTGAAGGTGTCGTCGATATAGTAATTAGGAGAAGAACTGCAAGCGATTACCGAGGAATTCGTCGATCCAAGACCGGGCGAAGCTCAGTCGTGAGGTGAGTTCTTCGAAGAGGTCTTCGACGAGAGCGCGGAATTCGTCCGCGCTCTCGACGATAAGCGGTGAGGCCACCCATTCCAGCTGTTTCCAGACCTGTTCGATTGGGTTGAGGTCGGGCGAGCCAACGGGGAGGAAGATGAGATCGATACCGAGTTGATGGGCGCGTTTGCGCGTGTGTACTCACACGTGTGTGCGAAGTGGTTGTCCAAGACGAGCAGAATCCGCGCAGCGGGATTCTGCTCGCGGATCCTTTCGAGACACTCGCAAATCCGTTCTTTCGTCTGGTCTTCAGGGAAGCTGACCACACTGTTCCCGTCGAGTGCATAGAACCCGACCGCTGGTTCGTGG
It encodes the following:
- a CDS encoding FtsX-like permease family protein, producing MGYRNALLFRWSRRDRLTIVVVAVTAAFLVGTALLLFTATTYSETFAEPLSNAGTISYETADGDRPASTERRVVLPLTTASIDGKSAPVVGIPPDAPRVIQNGSASWQQGRLPAMPSDADARGPVSRQRTRTLSGPDGQVTLSVVPRERSNSFLQPTWYVANASVVDAIGTTGYLVIDRDSEADSGNAIPETGVPLVSALLYVLGGIEQVLWALSIAVAAGGLLVLVVVYSVTRMSVRDRTEAISVIRSTGAPGWHVGLLFTARAALLVAVGVAIGYAGGLIAIKAIVNAAVYLGLPIALDVTVTGGSVGVVGGIAGLLVGMGVVAGAIAAYPAASRPPATLGHRRARLQSSTGASGGRLARLRSILKPTLLSWRSLVPTAATLSVFALTVLLVVAIAGLASPLGGDAGGTGTITEADAPHPLNSRLDADYARALTASGTPASPEIIYAQVRDGQPYMAHGADYEMFANVTNATVVEGRTPATADEAVVGTDLARTLDLSVGDTVTLGGSVAPGVRQFEVVGAYDAHGTLDDLLVVPLRSSWGLATARGQVHMIRVAGDVPSGAESGTPVGGESTDQTGLAITEFTGPETVTQGENITLSVTVRNFGDTAGSRAVPVEYGNQRANRTVSVPAGGQTTVEVTVVAEQTGEVRARTGEYTHTVTVVSPNAIRIPAELPGTAPPGSGLYVPVVDGTGDPVTDAAVTVDGVTVQTRDEGVAVVPLPRTEGNYTITAQHENRTATHALRIVAGSERRLSGRLDVSPQSGNALTSPTVTVELGNPWQQQLTRTITVVGPTGTRERQVTLSPGNGTRSEFTAAAGARTQPGEYAFRLSSNGTQLATADYTVTGDERLAAAVASSGQYASGTTIERSVEGVFGNVQLVLVALVVLAGLSTVGSTTATFAQAVHARRQSIGIHRSVGATHGQILRIVLGDVVRIAVPAALLAVAVGVAAMLALNRAGWLVFFGFRLSTPTPPLVLVGLALAGVGLAVLGALAATVPYLTASPVSLLPAGDRVQLPTAERGRQSDGREQRPPPDASDDD
- a CDS encoding DUF1616 domain-containing protein, giving the protein MADDVQWRALLPEPVRTLPADLAAVVAFTLFTAAAATVPGVSETPLRVVLGLPFTLFVPGYAFIAALFPEAGTGPAEHDDADADRTEEGGIDGIERVALSFGLSIALVPLIGLVLNFTPWGIRLVPILVGVGGFTLAATAVAARRRRELPAEDRFRVPYRTWLASARTELFEPETRTDAALNVLLALSMILAVGTVGIAVTVPGQGESFSEFYLLTEDDDGELIADNYPEEFVRGESKPVVVGIGNQEHEPTDYTVVMEIQNVTFTGPNGTQSEVRAEDELARYRTRLADNETDHRTVDVEPTMTGRNLRLLFTLYRGDAPDDASIETAYRETHLWVNVSATNG
- a CDS encoding IS6-like element ISHmu2 family transposase: MAEIARLSGNREWIDLDFVERERTPEWIMARGIQSHIAGLSLSNTVELLEDLGVQRSRKAIHDWVQKADLQPKSGRSPNQIALDETVIRINDQQFWLYAAADPDTNDLLHVRLFSTTTTALTEIFLRELRQKHDIETAEFLVDGAQHLQTALQRAGLRFQMCRAGNRNAVERIFRELKRRTSSFSNCFSHVEPETAESWLQAFACWHNAPN
- a CDS encoding glycosyltransferase family 4 protein, with protein sequence MKVVHIHDYVMPNMGYQENLLPPKILEEGIDIEVITSTAVPEKFKEERNDFNSGIYNYKGVKYHRLNYLFKINSAGNIIMRGLLKKLNEIGPDIIQCRSLINTQAIKAARYCKQTDCQLYIDEHVDNGNFNLDSLFKSSSFHIFKILLFKYIDEEVELYLPVQQYSKEFLVDRFGIDEDRTELLPLGVDIQLFCPNEADRDKIRSKYRFPNDHKVIITAGNIDPRKDIEVLLDALNEIESEYNWTLLIVGRPSGPRGKAYMERIKDLVSEYGLSSNVIFKDFVPHDELSMYYNAADIGVWPGKLGITTVEAIGTGLPVIIPKSKATNYIVSNDNGSQFVRGDSESLKLEMEKYINSPKKIKSHSEKSVEHARNVLSWEAIANKNISIYNSE
- a CDS encoding glycosyltransferase family 2 protein, whose amino-acid sequence is MEVSVALCTYNGEKYLSELLDSLVSQSRPPNEIVICDDCSSDSTLQILKEFKSECELDVRLVSNSNRLGVNKNFIKCVNLCMGDAIAICDQDDIWDENKIEREVNMMQKDSSTQVVFHNSTIADENLEPMGNLWEAVGYSHGELKDSRSTFQRLLIENVVQGSTMLIDSTLIEDLPLIPEEWNYDHFIALYASLVTNICDIDEELLIYRQHENQKIGAPSAESRCIIPIMSFFDSLRGEPEDYRRQANMMKTITTLIESVEEDRLNISRKKALSSVHSVKSFRERQAKIFDGSEHIKDRMYLVYKNYNEDMYRKYSQSNAVVVRDIIRSVYHKH
- a CDS encoding IS6 family transposase; translated protein: MDLDFVERERTPGQAMALGIQSHLAGLSLSNTVNLLEDLGVQRSRKSIHDWVQKADLQPESGRSPNQIALDETVIRINDQQFWLYAAVDPATNDLLHVPLFATTTTALTEIFLRELRQKHDIETAESLVDGAQYLQTALQRAGLRFQICRHGNWNAVERIFRELKRRTSSFSNCFSHVEPETAESWPQAFAL
- a CDS encoding transposase is translated as MRVDALGQRVDTVPRTIDGDTYHIWTQKREVGRLGAVKLLITKKEPTEQDDEDDEPSVKYIVSNKIDAPASHLIELYAMRWRIETFFRDTKQDLGLGDCGSGRPQVPVATGTC